Proteins encoded together in one Impatiens glandulifera chromosome 1, dImpGla2.1, whole genome shotgun sequence window:
- the LOC124919613 gene encoding uncharacterized protein LOC124919613 isoform X2, whose protein sequence is MAFAANYTVVTSPSLVRPTPASFRVVCGLRRQVLEQVDAELVKGDDRAALSLIRDLLGKPDGLRCFGAARQVPQRLYTLDELKLNGIETSSLLSPVDTTLGSIQRNLQLAALLGGISTWNLIGFSPQQLFYLSVCLLFLLTLDAISFNGGFSNLFLDTIGHTFSQKYHNRVTQHEAGHFLIAYLMGILPKGYTLTSLDAFQKEGSLNVQAGTAFVDFEFLEEMLNRFSCIALAGVVTEYLLYGYAEGGLTDINQLDFLLKSLGFTQKKVDSQVRWSVLNTVFVLRRHEAARSKLAEAMSDGRSVGFCIDVIENNINDADLQIQQTSTQTTGQDIITDS, encoded by the exons ATGGCCTTTGCTGCCAACTATACCGTAGTGACATCTCCGTCGTTGGTTCGCCCCACTCCGGCCAGTTTCCGTGTGGTGTGTGGATTGCGGCGGCAAGTCTTAGAACAAGTCGATGCGGAGCTTGTGAAGGGGGATGACAGAGCCGCACTCTCTCTCATCAGGGATTTACTGGGGAAGCCCGACGGTCTCCGTTGCTTCGGCGCCGCTAGGCAG GTACCCCAGAGGCTTTACACATTGGACGAGTTGAAACTGAATGGTATTGAGACATCCTCTCTTCTTTCACCAGTGGATACAACCTTGGGCTCCATTCAGAGAAACCTGCAACTTGCAGCTCTTTTAGGAGGAATTTCCACCTGGAATCTCATTGGATTTAGTCCGCAACAACTCTTCTACTTGTCCGTATGCCTACTATTTCTGTTGACATTGGACGCG ATCTCTTTCAATGGAGGATTCAGCAACTTGTTTCTTGATACAATTGGCCACACCTTCAGTCAGAAGTACCACAATAGGGTTACTCAA CATGAAGCCGGCCATTTCTTGATAGCCTACTTGATGGGAATACTTCCAAAGGGGTATACACTTACGAGCTTAGATGCTTTTCAAAAGGAAGGATCACTCAATGTCCAGGCTGGAACTGCTTTTGTGGACTTTGAGTTTCTTGAAGAG ATGCTCAACAGGTTCTCATGCATAGCACTTGCAGGCGTTGTAACAGAATATCTTCTCTATGGATATGCTGAAGGCGGTCTTACTGATATTAACCAG TTGGATTTCTTGCTGAAAAGCTTGGGGTTCACTCAGAAGAAAGTTGATTCTCAAGTAAGGTGGTCTGTTCTTAATACAGTCTTTGTATTACGTCGGCATGAAGCAGCACGTTCGAAACTTGCAGAGGCAATGTCGGATGGAAGATCAGTCGGTTTCTGCATCGATGTGATTGAAAACAACATAAATGATGCAGATTTGCAGATTCAGCAAACCTCAACTCAAACAACAGGCCAAGATATCATCACTGATTCTTGA
- the LOC124919613 gene encoding uncharacterized protein LOC124919613 isoform X1, translated as MAFAANYTVVTSPSLVRPTPASFRVVCGLRRQVLEQVDAELVKGDDRAALSLIRDLLGKPDGLRCFGAARQVPQRLYTLDELKLNGIETSSLLSPVDTTLGSIQRNLQLAALLGGISTWNLIGFSPQQLFYLSVCLLFLLTLDAISFNGGFSNLFLDTIGHTFSQKYHNRVTQHEAGHFLIAYLMGILPKGYTLTSLDAFQKEGSLNVQAGTAFVDFEFLEEVNAGKVSATMLNRFSCIALAGVVTEYLLYGYAEGGLTDINQLDFLLKSLGFTQKKVDSQVRWSVLNTVFVLRRHEAARSKLAEAMSDGRSVGFCIDVIENNINDADLQIQQTSTQTTGQDIITDS; from the exons ATGGCCTTTGCTGCCAACTATACCGTAGTGACATCTCCGTCGTTGGTTCGCCCCACTCCGGCCAGTTTCCGTGTGGTGTGTGGATTGCGGCGGCAAGTCTTAGAACAAGTCGATGCGGAGCTTGTGAAGGGGGATGACAGAGCCGCACTCTCTCTCATCAGGGATTTACTGGGGAAGCCCGACGGTCTCCGTTGCTTCGGCGCCGCTAGGCAG GTACCCCAGAGGCTTTACACATTGGACGAGTTGAAACTGAATGGTATTGAGACATCCTCTCTTCTTTCACCAGTGGATACAACCTTGGGCTCCATTCAGAGAAACCTGCAACTTGCAGCTCTTTTAGGAGGAATTTCCACCTGGAATCTCATTGGATTTAGTCCGCAACAACTCTTCTACTTGTCCGTATGCCTACTATTTCTGTTGACATTGGACGCG ATCTCTTTCAATGGAGGATTCAGCAACTTGTTTCTTGATACAATTGGCCACACCTTCAGTCAGAAGTACCACAATAGGGTTACTCAA CATGAAGCCGGCCATTTCTTGATAGCCTACTTGATGGGAATACTTCCAAAGGGGTATACACTTACGAGCTTAGATGCTTTTCAAAAGGAAGGATCACTCAATGTCCAGGCTGGAACTGCTTTTGTGGACTTTGAGTTTCTTGAAGAG GTAAATGCTGGTAAAGTTTCAGCAACG ATGCTCAACAGGTTCTCATGCATAGCACTTGCAGGCGTTGTAACAGAATATCTTCTCTATGGATATGCTGAAGGCGGTCTTACTGATATTAACCAG TTGGATTTCTTGCTGAAAAGCTTGGGGTTCACTCAGAAGAAAGTTGATTCTCAAGTAAGGTGGTCTGTTCTTAATACAGTCTTTGTATTACGTCGGCATGAAGCAGCACGTTCGAAACTTGCAGAGGCAATGTCGGATGGAAGATCAGTCGGTTTCTGCATCGATGTGATTGAAAACAACATAAATGATGCAGATTTGCAGATTCAGCAAACCTCAACTCAAACAACAGGCCAAGATATCATCACTGATTCTTGA